A window of Candidatus Methylacidiphilales bacterium genomic DNA:
GCTTCTCCCGTTGAGGTCTTCAGAGAATGCAGTAGGTGGGGGAGGTTAGGGGTGCCAACTGCTTGTTGAAATTGAGCACGCGTCACCCCCTTTTTGAGTCCTACATAGATTTTAGCGTCCTGTTGTGTCTCCAAAAAATACCAAAGTTCAGTTTTAGGCTCCCCGCCCAAAGCATTCGCTACATTTTCTGGCGGATGCACTTGAACGCTAAGGGTATCTGCACAATCCAATAACTTAATCAGAATAGGAAACCTTTGAGAATTAGGCGCATCAGTGCCAAAAAATGTTGTGCGTTGCGTTTCCCATAGCTCGTGGAGTGTGGTAGTCAAATTGCTTCTTCGATCATATAATTCACTGCAGTCCTCTGAACGATCCACTAGTTCCCATGACTCTCCATAACGATGCTGATCCGGCAAACTGCGCCCCCAATCAGCCAATTTTCGACCTCCCCAGATTCTTGTCTTAAGAATTGGCTTGATGGTATAGATAATCGGTTGGGTTTTGCACAACATATATTGTGCGAAGTTAATCAGTTAACGGCTGTGATGGTCGCTCTGTATACAGTCGGACGTACGGCGTTCGTGTTGCTTGATGTTTGAGCAACGGCTTAGCCTTGGATAGTTTTTCAATACTGAATGGCACTTCAAACAAAATCTTATTCAGTGCCCAGCTCAATAGAGTTAAAGGATCTCCTTCAACCGAATCCAAACTTACTGATTGAACATTTTCAGAAGGCTGTCGTCGACATAATCCAGCCTCAGAAAAAACATAATCTAAAAAACTTACATTACGCACAGTAATTTTAAGCGATTTAATGGATAAATCAAACGGACAATTCTCAGCCCAATCGCTTAGGACATCTATATTACTGCGTCCGCTTGACTCTCTTACTATCTGCCATTTTCTGATTATTCCTGATATTTCATTGATGTAAATGATGTTATTTTGAGAAAATGGCCAGCCCATCGCTATTTTCGCATTTTCAACTTGAAAAATAATTTCATTGTTATGAATAATATCTATCCTTTTTACCTCTACTTCAGGTGGATAGAGATTAATATACGGGGAATCTATACGAATATAGGAGTGCTCTTTGGATTGTCGAGTAAGATAGTTGATTGCAAGCTCTACAATTTCGTTTCTAAAAATATATATTCCAAATACAATAGCAGATAAATATGTAAAGAAGCGATAGATTAGCTTTAGCATTCACTTAGAATAGGCTCTTGATCTTATCGGTCAGCTTCTCTTTTATTCTTTCTTTTTGTTCCATAATAAAGCCATCACCACCAATTAAATCCTTAATTTTAAGCGGCGTTTTGCTCAGCACCCGTTGTAAGATTCTATCCCTGATCTGTGATATGCTGTGGCTATCCCGTAACGTTTCGTTAATATTGACGTTGTAGGCTATCCTCGGTGGATCGTCCATTATGCTATAGTCGTAGTAACTGACATTATTTACTCGTAACATTAGAGTGGCTATCTTGAATTTAAAATCCTCCTGCGACTTTTTATCAGATTTTTTGTTAGATGATTCATTTCTGCCTTTAGGTTTATCTTCTAATCCTGATTTGGGAAGCATCGTTAAGTTATATTTTTTTTGCTTGTTTCGCTCTATTAATATCTCATTGATATCAATTAAAAGTTCCGAAATCATCCATACCTCTTTCTCTTTCATGGGTGAGCCCAGTCTAATCTTAAACTCGGGGATCCTTATAGAAAACAATTGTTGAAATCCCGGAGGATTTCCAATTTCTATACCTGTAACTCTCAAACTGCGATTGAATAGGTCGAGCTGCGTCTGAGCTATACTTATATCGGCATTCAGGTGCTTTTTTAGTTGTCCCTTAATGAGCGCTAAAGCTAGTTGATTTCTAAATGCATACAACAGTGAGAGAGACAAAATTAAGAAAAACAAAATGCCTAATACAATTAATAAAGGCCAACTTATATGGCCACGATTAATCAAACGAATCATACTCGCGCCAATCCAAAAGCTTGGTGAACCACTTCCAGGGCTTTGGGCCCTGATTCTGCATCAATTATAACGGAAATCTTGATCTCGCTTGTCGAAATCATCTGCACATTCACTTGCGCTTCTGAAAGCGCTTTAAACATCGTTGCTGCAACTCCGCAATGGGATTTCATCCCAATCCCTACTACGGACAACTTGCACACACCATCTTTGGCTATGACCTCACTGGCTCCGATTTGTTTAGACAAGGGCTCAATTACTTTCTGAGCCCGTCCAAGGTCGTCCTTACTTACAGTAAAAGTTATATCCGTGGCCCCCGCTGCAGAGACATTCTGCACAATCATGTCTACGTTTATTTGTGCCTCAGCCAAGGCGGAGAAAATTTTTGCTGCGATTCCTGGCCTATCAGGCACAGCTAAAAGTGTTACCTTAGCTTGGTTTTTATCCAAACTGACGCCACGCACAACGACGTTTTCCATATCCTTTGTCTCACTTCTGACAATTGTTCCCTCCTCTTCACTAAAACTAGATCGCACCTCAAAGACAACACCAAATTTTTTAGCAAATTCTACAGAGCGCGCTTGCATTACTTTGGCTCCAAGCGCAGCCAGCTCAAGCATTTCATCATAACTAATCACCGGAATTTTCCTTGCGTTCGGAACCAGCCGTGGATCCGCCGTGTAAACCCCATCCACGTCAGTGTAAATTTGACAACAATCTGCTTTTAACACGGCTGCGAGAGCAATCGCCGTCAAATCTGAGCCCCCCCGCCCTAGCGTGGTGATATGCCCCTGTTCATCCTGCCCTTGAAATCCTGCTACGATTACCACTTGACCTTGCTCGAGATATTCGTGAACCCTTCTCGGAGTTATATTCAATATTTTTGCGCGTGTGTAACCGCGATCTGTTATAATTCCAGCCTGTGCGCCTGTCAATGAGACCGCCGGCACCCCTAGCGCATGCAGCGCCATTGCCGTCAGAGCAATAGTTGTCTGCTCACCAGTCGCTAGCAACATATCCAACTCCCGCTCAGAAGGCTCAGGCAGAATTTCCTTCGCAAGCTTGATCAATCCATCCGTCACGCCAGACATCGCTGAGACCACGACCACAATCTGATGCCCTTTATCACGCCACTGTTTTATGCGTCGTGCTACGTTCTTGATTCGATCTGGATTCCCTACCGAAGTCCCGCCGTATTTTTGAACAATTAAAGCCATAATCCAGCACTATCCGCACGGTTGCTACATGAAATCTTCAACATGCATTTCAAGCATAGGGTTGCCAACGCAAATCGGATACGCATAGGCTATTATGGTTATACGCAAAATCTCCTACAATGAAAATTCTAATCACGACTGGCCCCTCTGCTGTTCCCATCGATGAAATGCGCGTCCTGACAAATATCTCCTCTGGTCAGACAGGCACCGCTCTATCTCATTACTTCAGCCAACGAGGCCATGAAGTCATCTGCCTCCGTGGAAAAGGAGCGCGGGCAGAATTGCCTCCAAAAGGGGTGCTTACGCAGGAATTTAAAGACAACGACCACTTGCTTGAGCTGCTTAAAGACCTATCCATGCGTTTCAGCGCAGATGCAATTCTACACTCAGCGGCCTTAAGCGACTTTGTCTTAGATTACATAACAGACGCAGAAGGCCGTCGAATCGTGGCTAAAAAAATTCCCAGTCGCATAAATGGCATAAGACTAGTCCTCAAGCCTGCTCCTAAAATCCTTCCCCAGCTCCCTCACCTCTGGCCTAGTGCACGAATTGTTGGATGGAAATACGAACTCGATGGCGATCATGACTCAGCAGTGGCTGCCGCAATCCAGCAAGTGCGCGACTCCCAGACGCATTTTGTCGTCGTCAACGGCACGGCATACGGACGGGGATTCGGAATCTGCAATGCCGAGCGACAACTCGATCATGCACCTGACTTACTTGTCCTTGCTCAACGCCTTGAAAATCACCTCTCTACCCCACTAAAAAAATAAATCCCTTGCGCATCCCCTTCCCTCGCGGCTAAAGAGCCCACTGATTTCATTTAATGCTATGCAAGCCGAATCCTTTATACAAAGACGTTTCGCAGATCGAATCGGAGGTGAACGTTTCGGAAAAGATACAGCCATCTACAAATTCGAAAAAATCAAGCGAGCCAAACGCGCCGCCCAACAAGCCCATCCCGATGTGCCTTTATTAGATTTGGGGGTCGGGGAACCAGATGACATGGCCTTTCCGGAAGTCGTTCAAAAACTATGCGAAGAAGCTGCCAAACCCGAGAATCGCGGCTATGCCGACAACGGTGGTCCAGTTTTGAAAGAAGCAGCAGCCCGTTACATGCAACGTGTCTGTGGAGTCAAGCTCGACCCTGAAACCCAAATCTTGCACTCCATCGGCTCAAAGGCTGCTCTTTCTATTCTTCCCGCAGCGTTAATCAATCCCGGCGATGTCACCCTGATGACCGTCCCGGGCTACCCAGTTTTTGGCACCCATGCGAAATACTATGGTGGGGAAGTTTATAATCTTCCCCTTCTAAAACAAAACGCCTTCTTGCCCGATCTCAAGAGCATTCCGCCCGAGATTCTGAAACGCGCCAAAGTTCTCGTTCTCAATTATCCCAATAACCCCACAGGCGCATCTGCCACAGAGGCCTTTTTCAAAGAAGTCGTCGAATGGGCGCTCCAAAATGAAATCATTGTCATTCATGACTTCGCTTATGCAGCTTTAGTTTATGAAGGAAAACCACTCAGTTTTCTCTCTATCCCGGGCGCCATGGAAGTAGGCATTGAGTTGCACTCTGCATCAAAAAACTTCAATATGACTGGCTGGCGGTGCGGCTTCGTAGCTGGCAATCCCCTTTTGATCAAGGCCTACGGAGCAGTCAAAGATAACACGGACTCAGGCCAGTTTCTTGCCATTCAGCATGCCGTTGCTTATTGCTTCGATCACCCTGAGATCACGCAAGCGATTGCTGCAAAGTATTCTCGGCGGATGGATTTGCTAGTCCCAGCGCTGAAGAGGTTAGGTTTCGATGTTGAGAAACCCAAAGGCTCTTTCTTTCTATATGCCCCCTCCCCTCGTGCAGCGATCCGCTGTGATGGCTCAAAAATAGAGTTCCCTAATGCGGAGGCCTTTTCTCAATGGATGATCACTGAACACCTGATCTCGACAGTGCCGTGGGATGACGCAGGTAGCTATATACGCTTCAGTGTCACATTCAGTGCGCCTGGCGGCTTGGAGAAAGAAAAAGAGGTAATAGCCGAGCTCGAGCGACGCTTAAGCTCGTATCAGCTTATATTTTAGTTAGTAGCTCCATCAGCCTGCAGAGAGAGGTCAGTGATCACTAAGACGCGGATTGTCTCGGCCATGCTTTCCACTGTTGAACGGTCCCAATCA
This region includes:
- a CDS encoding phosphopantothenoylcysteine synthase, which produces MKILITTGPSAVPIDEMRVLTNISSGQTGTALSHYFSQRGHEVICLRGKGARAELPPKGVLTQEFKDNDHLLELLKDLSMRFSADAILHSAALSDFVLDYITDAEGRRIVAKKIPSRINGIRLVLKPAPKILPQLPHLWPSARIVGWKYELDGDHDSAVAAAIQQVRDSQTHFVVVNGTAYGRGFGICNAERQLDHAPDLLVLAQRLENHLSTPLKK
- a CDS encoding aspartate kinase, producing MALIVQKYGGTSVGNPDRIKNVARRIKQWRDKGHQIVVVVSAMSGVTDGLIKLAKEILPEPSERELDMLLATGEQTTIALTAMALHALGVPAVSLTGAQAGIITDRGYTRAKILNITPRRVHEYLEQGQVVIVAGFQGQDEQGHITTLGRGGSDLTAIALAAVLKADCCQIYTDVDGVYTADPRLVPNARKIPVISYDEMLELAALGAKVMQARSVEFAKKFGVVFEVRSSFSEEEGTIVRSETKDMENVVVRGVSLDKNQAKVTLLAVPDRPGIAAKIFSALAEAQINVDMIVQNVSAAGATDITFTVSKDDLGRAQKVIEPLSKQIGASEVIAKDGVCKLSVVGIGMKSHCGVAATMFKALSEAQVNVQMISTSEIKISVIIDAESGPKALEVVHQAFGLARV
- a CDS encoding LL-diaminopimelate aminotransferase, whose translation is MQAESFIQRRFADRIGGERFGKDTAIYKFEKIKRAKRAAQQAHPDVPLLDLGVGEPDDMAFPEVVQKLCEEAAKPENRGYADNGGPVLKEAAARYMQRVCGVKLDPETQILHSIGSKAALSILPAALINPGDVTLMTVPGYPVFGTHAKYYGGEVYNLPLLKQNAFLPDLKSIPPEILKRAKVLVLNYPNNPTGASATEAFFKEVVEWALQNEIIVIHDFAYAALVYEGKPLSFLSIPGAMEVGIELHSASKNFNMTGWRCGFVAGNPLLIKAYGAVKDNTDSGQFLAIQHAVAYCFDHPEITQAIAAKYSRRMDLLVPALKRLGFDVEKPKGSFFLYAPSPRAAIRCDGSKIEFPNAEAFSQWMITEHLISTVPWDDAGSYIRFSVTFSAPGGLEKEKEVIAELERRLSSYQLIF
- a CDS encoding class I mannose-6-phosphate isomerase, giving the protein MLCKTQPIIYTIKPILKTRIWGGRKLADWGRSLPDQHRYGESWELVDRSEDCSELYDRRSNLTTTLHELWETQRTTFFGTDAPNSQRFPILIKLLDCADTLSVQVHPPENVANALGGEPKTELWYFLETQQDAKIYVGLKKGVTRAQFQQAVGTPNLPHLLHSLKTSTGEAMFLPSGRVHAIGAGNFILEIQQNSDTTYRVDDWQRRDSNGNLRELHVEQALKSIHFDDYEPTFVQPHGSTLLNCPYFKVERFWLLKGERMCFSPRGRSFYYQFITRGQADCILEGDSELRFGSSSGDAWLLSASAQGLLCEALTDSVELITVSWGS